The genomic region CGCGCACGAGCCGGGCCGGATCGATTTTGTCGAGCGTGTCGTGCGGTGTGTGCCACCACCAGCCGAGGCTGCCGTCCGTTTGGTGCGAGACCGAGCCGAGCAGCGACGGCACGCCGGCCCCGAGGAACGACTGGTCGGAGTTGCGGCCCACGCGCTTGGCGTCGAGGATCGCGTTCGCGGCCTCTTTCACGGCCCGGATGCCGAGCGGCGCGGTCTCGGGCATCGAGTTGGTTGCGAACGTGTCCGCGTCGACGCCGCCGAGCGAATCGACGTTGACGTGACAGACGCAGCGCTCGGCGAGCTCGGCCCAGTTTGCGTCGGCGTACCACGCCGACGATGAATAGCGGCCGTGCGAGTGCCCCGACCAAAACGCGAGCCGCAGCCCCCGCCGGAACCCGGCGCGGTCCGGCGCGAGCACACGCGCCACCTCGAGCATCGCGGCGTTCGCGCTGCCGTTGTCCATCGCGCCGAGGTACCAGCCGTCGAGGTGGCCGGAGAACAGCACGAACGTCCCGTCCGCCTCGGCGTGGCCCGCCGCGAGATCGCCGATCACGATCGGCGTCCGGGTCCACCCGGTCTCGACCTCCGCGGTGAATTGGATCTCGATCCGGCCGCGCGCGCAGAGGGCGCGCAGCGCTTCGCCGTCCGCCTTGTCCACGGAGAGCAGGTGCACCCGCGGCAGCGCGCCCACCGTGCCCTCCGACGGGTTGCCCCAGATCGGCGAGCAGCACATCTCGTGGGCCACGCGGCCGCTGATGCAGACGATCCCAAGGACGCCGGCCCGGGTCGCGTTGACCGCGTGCGCCGGGGTGGCCCGGCCCTCGACGAGGGCCACCTTACCGGTTGCGCCCGCCGTCGCGTACTCCTCCGCGGAGCCCTT from bacterium harbors:
- a CDS encoding M28 family peptidase, producing MTALDSVSQAQLTEFNRTIARWTRLSGSQDEREAAAYVEDRLRAFGFAAQTIVHDAYISLPRAASLRVTAPESRNLPCITHSMGVPTGGHAVAAELVYAGKGSAEEYATAGATGKVALVEGRATPAHAVNATRAGVLGIVCISGRVAHEMCCSPIWGNPSEGTVGALPRVHLLSVDKADGEALRALCARGRIEIQFTAEVETGWTRTPIVIGDLAAGHAEADGTFVLFSGHLDGWYLGAMDNGSANAAMLEVARVLAPDRAGFRRGLRLAFWSGHSHGRYSSSAWYADANWAELAERCVCHVNVDSLGGVDADTFATNSMPETAPLGIRAVKEAANAILDAKRVGRNSDQSFLGAGVPSLLGSVSHQTDGSLGWWWHTPHDTLDKIDPARLVRDTRVFVRAISSLLEDPVLPLDYGAAARDLRKSLEELQQAAPDFDLAPAPAAAARLEALCDRLTRAAVDVKGGAAARSINTCLRQVGRALIPAIYTSTGPFAHDPALETPFLPRLAAVRRLAALPAGGDEAKFLRVDLVRGRNAVTAAIQEACRHVEACLERLG